Proteins encoded in a region of the Clostridium beijerinckii genome:
- a CDS encoding DUF4867 family protein — translation MIIKNVNDKEFKKYGQVLKNYDCTEIIEKMKSTPLPEDVIYEPSIKELEELAIAKELQDREYGELPIQIGYCNGNNYMLNAVEYHRSSEINIAATDLILLIGSQQDIEDDYSYDTSKIEAFKVPAGTAIEVYATTLHYAPCNVNEEGFRCVVVLPRDTNLPLENKVEKSGEDALLFARNKWLIGHKDTDLGEQGAFIGLVGENISIK, via the coding sequence ATGATTATTAAAAATGTTAATGATAAAGAGTTTAAAAAGTATGGACAAGTACTAAAAAACTATGATTGTACAGAAATAATCGAAAAAATGAAAAGTACACCACTACCAGAAGATGTAATATATGAACCATCAATTAAGGAACTTGAAGAATTAGCTATAGCTAAAGAGTTACAAGATAGAGAATATGGAGAATTACCAATACAAATAGGATACTGTAATGGTAACAACTATATGTTAAATGCAGTAGAATATCATCGTTCATCTGAGATTAATATCGCAGCAACTGATCTTATATTACTTATAGGAAGTCAACAAGATATTGAAGACGATTACTCATATGATACATCTAAAATTGAAGCTTTCAAAGTTCCAGCTGGAACTGCAATTGAAGTATATGCAACTACTCTTCATTATGCACCTTGTAATGTAAATGAAGAAGGTTTTAGATGCGTTGTAGTTCTACCAAGGGATACAAATTTACCTTTAGAAAACAAGGTTGAAAAAAGTGGAGAAGATGCATTATTATTTGCTAGAAATAAATGGCTAATTGGTCACAAGGATACAGATTTAGGTGAACAAGGAGCATTTATAGGGTTAGTTGGAGAAAATATCTCAATAAAATAG
- the fsa gene encoding fructose-6-phosphate aldolase, with translation MRFFLDTANVEHIKEANEMGVICGVTTNPSLIAKEGRDFNEVIKEITEIVDGPISGEVVSEDAEGMIKEGREIAAIHKNMIVKIPMTAEGLKATKVLASEGIKTNVTLIFSATQALLAANAGATYVSPFLGRVDDISMIGMDLVRDMAEIFAVHGIETEIIAASVRNPIHVIEAAKAGADISTVPYSLVMQMLKHPLTDQGLERFKADWAAAFGK, from the coding sequence ATGAGATTTTTCTTAGACACAGCAAATGTGGAACACATTAAAGAAGCAAATGAAATGGGAGTAATATGTGGTGTAACAACAAATCCATCATTAATAGCAAAAGAAGGAAGAGACTTTAATGAAGTTATTAAAGAAATAACAGAAATAGTTGATGGACCAATAAGTGGAGAAGTTGTAAGTGAAGATGCTGAAGGAATGATAAAAGAAGGAAGAGAAATTGCAGCAATTCATAAGAATATGATAGTAAAGATTCCAATGACAGCTGAAGGATTAAAGGCAACTAAAGTATTAGCTAGTGAAGGAATTAAAACAAATGTAACATTAATATTCTCAGCAACACAAGCTTTACTTGCAGCAAATGCAGGAGCAACATATGTAAGCCCATTCCTTGGAAGAGTAGATGACATCTCAATGATAGGTATGGATTTAGTTAGAGATATGGCAGAAATATTTGCAGTTCATGGAATAGAAACAGAAATAATTGCAGCAAGCGTAAGAAATCCAATTCATGTAATAGAAGCAGCAAAAGCAGGTGCAGATATATCAACAGTACCTTATAGCTTAGTAATGCAAATGTTAAAACACCCATTAACAGATCAAGGATTAGAAAGATTCAAAGCAGATTGGGCAGCAGCATTTGGAAAATAA
- the tkt gene encoding transketolase has product MSRELDKLSINAIRVLSADAIEKSKSGHPGLPLGSATMAYTLWTKMNHNGKNPEWDNRDRFVLSAGHGSMLEYSLLHLFGYGLTVEDIKNFRQFGSLTPGHPEYGHTKGVEITTGPLGQGICNAVGFAIAEAHLAEKFNKPDYSVVDHYTYAIVGDGCLMEGISGEASSLAGTLGLGKLVVLYDSNNISIEGNTDIAFREDVAKRYEAYGWQVLKVADGNDIDTIEKAIEAAKAETAKPSIIIVKNQIGFGCPAKQGKASAHGEPLGADNVTAMKENLGWKTEPAFYVPDEVYTNMNEHIAKGEKTEEAWNELFKAYAKAYPELAAEYTKWMSGELDKEALLNNEELWSFDKEMATRESSGIMINRLAKLIPNFIGGSADLAPSNKTHMNDRGDFSAEDRIGSNLHFGVREHAMAAIANGMYAHGGLKVFCATFFVFSDYMKGAMRLSALMNLPVAYVLTHDSIGVGEDGPTHEPIEQLAALRSMPNMTVFRPADSKETAAAWYYAVTNGTTPTSLVLTRQKLPLYDGCPKRALKGGYILKDSKKETPDVLLMASGSEVELIYKAAAELESKGIDARVISMPSFELFDAQDEAYKESVMPNKVRARVAVEALTSFGWHKYVGLDGDVISLDTFGASGKAEILFEKFGFTVENVVEKAISVAKK; this is encoded by the coding sequence ATGAGTAGAGAATTAGATAAATTATCTATTAATGCAATAAGAGTATTATCAGCAGATGCTATTGAAAAATCAAAATCAGGACATCCAGGTTTACCGCTTGGATCGGCTACAATGGCTTATACATTATGGACAAAGATGAATCATAATGGAAAGAACCCTGAATGGGATAACAGAGATAGATTTGTATTATCAGCAGGACATGGTTCAATGCTTGAATATTCATTGCTACATTTATTTGGATATGGACTTACAGTTGAAGATATTAAAAACTTTAGACAATTCGGAAGTTTAACACCAGGACATCCAGAGTATGGCCATACAAAAGGTGTTGAAATAACAACAGGACCACTTGGACAAGGGATTTGTAATGCAGTAGGTTTTGCTATAGCAGAAGCACATCTTGCAGAAAAATTCAATAAACCAGATTATAGCGTAGTTGATCACTATACATATGCTATAGTTGGAGATGGATGCCTTATGGAAGGTATCTCAGGAGAAGCGTCATCTCTTGCTGGAACTTTAGGTCTTGGAAAATTAGTTGTATTATATGATTCAAATAATATTTCAATTGAAGGAAATACAGACATAGCATTTAGAGAAGATGTAGCTAAGAGATACGAAGCTTATGGATGGCAAGTACTAAAAGTAGCAGATGGAAATGATATAGATACTATAGAAAAAGCAATAGAAGCAGCTAAAGCAGAAACAGCAAAGCCATCTATTATAATAGTTAAAAACCAAATTGGTTTTGGATGTCCAGCAAAACAAGGAAAAGCTTCAGCACATGGTGAACCTTTAGGAGCAGACAATGTAACTGCTATGAAGGAAAACTTAGGATGGAAGACTGAGCCTGCATTCTACGTACCAGACGAAGTGTACACAAATATGAATGAACACATAGCAAAAGGTGAAAAGACTGAAGAAGCTTGGAATGAGTTATTCAAAGCATATGCAAAAGCTTATCCAGAACTTGCAGCAGAATATACTAAATGGATGAGTGGAGAACTTGATAAAGAAGCTTTATTAAACAACGAAGAACTTTGGAGCTTTGATAAAGAAATGGCTACAAGAGAATCTTCAGGAATAATGATAAATAGATTGGCTAAACTAATTCCAAACTTTATTGGAGGATCAGCAGATTTAGCTCCATCTAACAAAACTCATATGAACGATAGAGGAGATTTCTCAGCAGAAGATAGAATTGGATCAAACCTTCACTTTGGAGTTAGAGAACATGCTATGGCAGCTATCGCTAACGGAATGTATGCTCATGGAGGACTTAAAGTATTCTGTGCAACATTCTTTGTATTCAGTGATTACATGAAGGGTGCTATGAGATTATCAGCTCTTATGAATCTTCCAGTAGCTTATGTATTAACACATGATAGTATTGGAGTAGGGGAAGATGGTCCAACTCATGAACCAATAGAACAATTAGCAGCTCTTAGAAGTATGCCAAACATGACAGTATTTAGACCTGCAGACTCAAAAGAAACTGCAGCAGCTTGGTACTATGCTGTGACTAATGGAACTACTCCAACATCGTTAGTGTTAACAAGACAAAAGTTACCACTATATGATGGATGTCCTAAGAGAGCATTAAAGGGTGGATATATACTAAAAGATTCTAAGAAAGAAACTCCAGATGTACTTTTAATGGCATCAGGTTCAGAAGTAGAATTAATCTATAAAGCAGCAGCTGAGTTAGAATCTAAAGGAATAGATGCAAGAGTTATAAGTATGCCATCATTTGAATTATTTGATGCTCAAGATGAAGCTTATAAAGAATCAGTTATGCCAAATAAAGTTCGTGCTAGAGTTGCAGTAGAAGCATTAACAAGCTTTGGATGGCACAAATATGTAGGTCTTGATGGAGATGTTATATCTTTAGATACTTTTGGAGCATCAGGTAAAGCTGAAATCCTATTCGAGAAATTTGGATTCACTGTTGAAAATGTTGTTGAAAAGGCTATTAGTGTAGCAAAGAAATAG